In Shouchella patagoniensis, the following are encoded in one genomic region:
- the mraZ gene encoding division/cell wall cluster transcriptional repressor MraZ has protein sequence MFLGEYRHSIDDKGRMIVPAKFRDHLGTPFVLTRGLDRCLFVYPKEEWDKLEGQLKELPFTKKDARAFTRFFFSGASECELDKQGRMNVPTPLRDYAQLEKECVIIGVSNRMEVWSKSLWEDYVSESEESFADIAENLVDFDL, from the coding sequence CGATTGATGATAAAGGCCGAATGATAGTACCTGCTAAATTTCGTGACCATCTCGGGACCCCATTTGTGCTTACCCGTGGCCTTGATCGCTGCTTATTTGTCTACCCAAAAGAAGAGTGGGACAAATTGGAAGGGCAATTAAAAGAGCTTCCATTTACGAAAAAAGATGCACGTGCATTTACCCGTTTTTTCTTTTCTGGAGCATCAGAATGTGAATTGGACAAGCAAGGGAGAATGAATGTGCCTACGCCGTTACGTGATTATGCTCAACTAGAGAAAGAGTGTGTCATTATCGGTGTGTCAAATCGGATGGAAGTATGGAGCAAATCACTTTGGGAAGACTATGTATCAGAATCTGAAGAATCGTTTGCGGATATCGCAGAGAACTTAGTTGATTTTGATCTCTAA